A part of Rattus norvegicus strain BN/NHsdMcwi chromosome 4, GRCr8, whole genome shotgun sequence genomic DNA contains:
- the Prpmp5 gene encoding proline-rich proteoglycan 2 precursor (The RefSeq protein has 1 substitution compared to this genomic sequence), whose protein sequence is MLVVLLTAALLVLSSAQGVDEEVVYEDSSQQLELEQQSQGHGQHHPKPPPGGLPPRPPASDENGDGDDNDDGDDDGSGDDVNRPERPPQHGGNHHHPHHPPPAAGPQRPPQPGSPQGPPPPGGPQQRPPQGPPPQGGPQRPPQPGSPQGPPPPGGPQQRPPQGPPPQGGPQRPPQPGSPQGPPPPGGPQQRAPQGPPPQGGPQRPPQPGSPQGPPPPGGPQQRPPQGPPPQGGPQRPPQPGSPQGPPPPGGPQQRPPQGPPPQGGPQRPPQPGNPQGPPQQGGQQQSSFLWSFSA, encoded by the exons AAGTCATCTATGAAGACTCATCTCAGCAGTTAG AGTTAGAGCAGCAGAGCCAGGGACATGGCCAACATCATCCAAAACCACCTCCTGGTGGATTGCCCCCAAGACCTCCTGCTTCTGATGaaaatggtgatggtgatgataacgatgatggtgatgatgatggcagTGGGGATGATGTAAACAGACCAGAGAGACCACCGCAGCACGGAGGCAATCACCACCATCCTCACCATCCACCCCCAGCAGCAGGCCCTCAGAGACCCCCACAGCCTGGAAGTCCTCAAGGCCCGCCCCCTCCTGGAGGCCCACAGCAAAGACCCCCTCAAGGACCACCCCCACAAGGAGGCCCTCAGAGACCCCCACAGCCTGGAAGTCCTCAAGGCCCGCCCCCTCCTGGAGGCCCACAGCAAAGACCCCCTCAAGGACCACCCCCACAGGGAGGCCCTCAGAGACCCCCACAGCCTGGAAGTCCTCAAGGCCCGCCCCCTCCTGGAGGCCCACAGCAAAGAGCCCCTCAAGGACCACCCCCACAGGGAGGCCCTCAGAGACCCCCACAGCCTGGTAGCCCTCAAGGCCCGCCCCCGCCTGGAGGCCCACAGCAAAGACCCCCTCAAGGACCACCCCCACAGGGAGGCCCTCAGAGACCCCCACAGCCTGGTAGCCCTCAAGGCCCGCCCCCTCCTGGAGGCCCTCAGCAAAGACCCCCTCAAGGACCACCCCCACAGGGAGGCCCTCAGAGACCACCTCAACCTGGAAACCCACAAGGACCACCCCAGCAGGGAGGCCAGCAACAGTCAAGTTTCCTGTGGTCATTTTCTGCATAA